One window of bacterium genomic DNA carries:
- a CDS encoding nucleotide pyrophosphatase, producing the protein MNPRLPGLVSCLLGLLASLGLACGELQRPLTSAIELRLREVYDAEAWLRRVPAQLAISLFARAKLEGFVDELELPADVHARVRARIRASDFVDELVPFLLFLREMYTAPEGRSAETFDDHLRGSFRPSDGSPGMEHSMFRWKKAEEKEAAAELPTLDPELLRHLIGFYDVLFLQDEQDFSINDRLACESRTLESGLEEATARARHAVRGVLQALRTQLAEQADVGAAVDGVLRDDSRLDAATAALIRFIDQTVCRNYRFFAARAFRIQQLESWMRHEFDTPNGGELWAFLEHANRQRRYGVAIVVDGLQGALMNSLALGDASHPFVQAIAREQLEAGGAPPAARSLRAPKGQQTLFLESFAASGFSHPAYLPFFRELRRTKRSLWVPIGISTTPTISVRNIPVALTGAPVAGEHSTGLPNFHFVDRGFTRHGERRGRAYYFYGSDAVELVQLADEAGMQSLFERLPQLGSLSCTAQYDERAQFGIDALLNLGLGEKLRDFGDRLCAAELERRSQTERELRKLREKLLAKRSMFLGERPWYALWEQIGDKQNRKLAHRWIQEIARLEQRTLPELMVYYNPWPDHFAHFTGPFSDEILAPSGELNRLDYWLGRVQRAYREAGVLPRTLFGLAGDHGLAPVFHLLNPEVEVFDPLRAAGVDFKIVKISSDEGEGPKLTNPFDPPTMKGIDVVVASTAGGNYMLDLFRDQGDGFPTQPLAEELRALRPLAAPNTRPIDLLGELTTRLADSLDYLVVRDSSCSPAGGAVLVLGKRGDKLASARIRRQGRRILYTFEGSDLLATDVLSPYESLAAADREEHARLRTRCLAASEDAPETWCDETAWRQIASYTARPDSVVQLAHLYDAERAGTINLFPRNGVGYNSGVPGRHAGESFHEKNAFLAIWGEPLVEAGKLGELRSAVNGTMPMAIYEHLTGDRPEPGTGGWGYDPLPARTFRHRAAEPGP; encoded by the coding sequence TTGGCTTGGCATGCGGCGAGCTCCAACGCCCGCTCACCAGTGCGATCGAGCTGCGGCTTCGGGAGGTCTACGACGCCGAAGCCTGGTTGCGCCGCGTACCGGCGCAATTGGCCATCTCACTCTTCGCCCGGGCGAAGCTGGAAGGCTTCGTCGACGAGTTGGAACTCCCGGCGGATGTGCATGCCCGTGTGCGGGCTCGAATTCGCGCCAGCGATTTCGTCGACGAGCTGGTGCCCTTTCTGCTGTTCTTGCGGGAGATGTACACGGCGCCGGAGGGTCGAAGCGCAGAAACCTTCGACGACCACCTGCGGGGCTCCTTCCGGCCGAGCGATGGGAGCCCGGGCATGGAGCATTCCATGTTCAGGTGGAAGAAGGCTGAGGAGAAGGAGGCGGCGGCAGAGCTTCCAACACTCGATCCAGAACTTCTTCGCCATCTGATCGGCTTCTACGATGTGCTGTTCTTGCAGGACGAGCAGGACTTCAGCATCAACGATCGTCTCGCCTGCGAGAGTCGAACCCTGGAGAGCGGTCTGGAGGAGGCCACCGCCCGCGCAAGACATGCAGTGCGCGGCGTTCTGCAGGCGTTGCGGACCCAGTTGGCGGAGCAGGCCGACGTAGGCGCCGCCGTGGATGGCGTCCTCCGTGATGACTCCCGGCTCGATGCAGCAACGGCCGCCCTGATCCGCTTCATCGACCAGACCGTCTGCCGGAACTACCGTTTCTTTGCTGCCAGGGCATTTCGTATACAGCAACTCGAAAGCTGGATGCGCCACGAATTCGATACGCCGAATGGCGGGGAGCTCTGGGCGTTCCTCGAACATGCCAACCGGCAGCGTCGCTATGGCGTGGCGATCGTCGTCGATGGGTTGCAGGGCGCGCTCATGAACTCACTGGCCCTGGGTGATGCCAGCCATCCCTTCGTCCAGGCGATTGCCCGCGAGCAGCTGGAAGCCGGTGGGGCCCCGCCGGCGGCAAGATCGCTTCGCGCACCGAAAGGCCAGCAGACCCTCTTCCTCGAATCCTTCGCAGCCTCCGGTTTCTCCCATCCAGCCTACCTGCCGTTCTTTCGTGAACTGCGCAGAACGAAACGAAGCCTCTGGGTCCCGATCGGGATCTCGACGACACCTACCATCAGCGTTCGCAACATCCCGGTCGCGCTGACAGGCGCACCGGTCGCTGGCGAGCACTCCACGGGCCTGCCCAACTTCCATTTCGTCGATCGCGGTTTCACGCGCCACGGCGAGCGACGGGGGCGTGCCTACTACTTCTACGGAAGCGATGCGGTGGAACTGGTTCAGCTTGCCGACGAGGCCGGCATGCAGAGCCTTTTCGAACGCTTGCCCCAGCTCGGGAGCCTGAGCTGCACGGCCCAATACGACGAACGTGCCCAGTTCGGCATCGACGCCCTTCTGAACCTGGGCCTCGGTGAAAAGCTGCGCGATTTCGGCGATCGTTTGTGTGCAGCGGAGCTCGAGCGGCGAAGCCAGACCGAGCGAGAACTCCGCAAGCTACGCGAGAAGCTCCTTGCAAAGCGCTCGATGTTCCTTGGCGAGCGCCCATGGTATGCACTCTGGGAGCAAATCGGTGACAAGCAGAATCGAAAGCTCGCGCATCGCTGGATCCAGGAGATCGCCCGGCTCGAGCAGCGGACGCTCCCAGAGCTCATGGTCTACTACAACCCGTGGCCAGACCATTTTGCGCACTTTACCGGACCTTTCTCGGATGAAATCCTGGCCCCGTCGGGGGAGCTGAACAGGCTCGACTATTGGCTCGGTCGGGTTCAGCGCGCGTACCGAGAAGCCGGAGTGCTGCCCCGCACCCTCTTCGGGCTTGCCGGCGACCACGGCCTGGCGCCCGTCTTCCACTTGTTGAACCCCGAAGTAGAGGTCTTCGACCCGCTGCGCGCGGCAGGTGTGGATTTCAAGATCGTCAAGATCTCTTCGGATGAAGGCGAGGGCCCAAAGCTCACGAACCCCTTCGATCCGCCGACGATGAAGGGCATCGATGTCGTCGTCGCCTCTACGGCGGGGGGCAACTACATGCTCGATCTCTTCCGGGACCAGGGCGACGGATTTCCCACGCAACCTCTCGCCGAAGAACTGCGGGCCTTGCGCCCCCTGGCAGCACCCAACACTCGACCCATCGATCTACTCGGCGAACTCACGACACGCCTGGCGGATTCCCTGGACTACCTGGTCGTTCGGGATTCCTCCTGCTCGCCCGCTGGCGGGGCCGTGCTGGTGCTCGGTAAGCGGGGCGACAAACTGGCTTCCGCGAGGATCCGACGGCAGGGAAGACGCATCCTCTACACCTTCGAGGGCAGCGATCTCCTTGCGACCGATGTGCTCTCACCTTACGAGTCGCTCGCTGCGGCCGACCGAGAAGAGCATGCGCGCTTGCGGACGCGTTGCCTGGCAGCCTCCGAAGACGCGCCCGAAACCTGGTGCGACGAAACAGCCTGGCGCCAGATTGCGTCCTACACGGCGCGGCCGGATTCGGTCGTCCAACTCGCCCATCTCTACGATGCGGAGCGAGCCGGAACGATCAACCTCTTCCCTCGCAACGGGGTGGGCTACAACTCGGGCGTTCCCGGCCGGCACGCAGGGGAGTCCTTTCATGAAAAGAACGCATTCCTTGCGATCTGGGGAGAGCCGCTGGTCGAAGCTGGCAAGCTGGGAGAACTACGCAGCGCAGTGAATGGCACCATGCCGATGGCCATCTACGAGCATCTGACCGGAGATCGGCCCGAACCCGGAACTGGGGGCTGGGGATACGACCCGCTCCCCGCACGAACCTTTCGACATCGTGCGGCGGAACCCGGCCCGTGA
- a CDS encoding YkgJ family cysteine cluster protein, producing MRRNPAREFTRPPLSDSNEALAALHRLHGDVDRRAEALRAEHADRLQCARGCASCCIDGLSVSQIEAEGIRRGHPALLAEANPHSEGACAFLSEDDSCRIYPNRPYVCRTQGLPLRWLDEDQDQEIREHRDICELNLAGPPLTGLRPEACWLLGPTELAIDRIEQSWRPGPQLRVLLRDLFA from the coding sequence GTGCGGCGGAACCCGGCCCGTGAGTTCACGAGGCCTCCTCTGAGCGACTCCAACGAGGCGTTGGCCGCGCTTCATCGCCTGCATGGCGATGTGGACCGACGTGCGGAAGCGCTGCGCGCCGAACACGCCGACCGGCTCCAGTGCGCACGCGGCTGCGCCTCGTGTTGCATCGATGGCTTGAGCGTCAGCCAGATCGAAGCGGAGGGCATTCGGCGCGGGCATCCGGCGCTCCTGGCCGAAGCGAACCCGCATTCCGAAGGCGCCTGTGCGTTCCTCTCCGAGGATGACAGCTGCCGCATCTATCCCAACCGCCCCTACGTATGCCGTACGCAAGGGTTGCCCCTGCGTTGGCTCGATGAAGACCAGGACCAGGAGATCCGGGAACATCGGGATATCTGCGAGCTGAACCTTGCCGGGCCGCCGCTCACCGGCCTGCGTCCAGAAGCCTGCTGGCTCCTCGGGCCAACGGAACTCGCAATCGATCGGATCGAACAGAGCTGGCGCCCGGGCCCCCAGCTTCGCGTTCTACTTCGGGATCTCTTCGCGTAG
- a CDS encoding dienelactone hydrolase family protein, whose amino-acid sequence MAVEIERIEISVDSATMGGYLARPEGDGPFPGVIVWMEIFGVNSHIRDITERIAALGYVALAPDFFHRTAPGIELGYDNAGFEEGMKGLHLLDADQMVADAQAAFAFLTDRSDVTAKIGTIGFCIGGHMTYLTACETDVAAAASFYGGGIAAAEGPGGKEPTLSRTRKIGGRILCLFGGQDLLIPADQVASITSALEAAKTHHEIVVFEPADHGFFCDQRATYHAESAATAWQRVEALFAEELAN is encoded by the coding sequence ATGGCAGTTGAGATCGAGAGAATCGAGATCTCCGTGGACAGCGCGACCATGGGGGGCTACCTGGCCCGGCCGGAAGGCGACGGACCGTTCCCCGGCGTGATCGTCTGGATGGAGATCTTCGGTGTGAACTCGCATATCCGGGATATCACCGAGCGAATCGCTGCCCTGGGTTACGTGGCGCTGGCTCCCGATTTCTTCCATCGCACTGCCCCTGGAATCGAGTTGGGCTACGACAACGCGGGCTTCGAGGAGGGGATGAAGGGACTCCACCTCCTCGACGCCGACCAGATGGTGGCCGATGCCCAGGCCGCTTTCGCCTTCCTGACGGATCGGTCGGATGTGACGGCCAAGATCGGGACGATCGGCTTCTGCATCGGCGGACACATGACCTACCTCACGGCATGTGAAACCGATGTCGCCGCGGCGGCTTCGTTCTATGGCGGTGGCATTGCCGCAGCCGAAGGCCCTGGAGGGAAGGAGCCCACCCTTTCGCGAACCAGGAAGATCGGGGGGCGGATCCTCTGCTTGTTTGGCGGACAGGATCTGCTGATCCCGGCAGATCAGGTCGCAAGCATCACATCCGCACTCGAAGCGGCGAAGACACACCATGAAATCGTCGTCTTCGAGCCCGCCGACCACGGCTTCTTCTGTGACCAGCGCGCAACCTATCACGCAGAATCGGCGGCGACAGCCTGGCAGCGGGTCGAGGCACTCTTCGCCGAAGAGTTGGCGAACTAA
- the map gene encoding type I methionyl aminopeptidase — MSIGDETDVRGLKTIGRIVARCLREMGQALEPGIRTSELDEIGATFLARHDAESAPQFTYGFPGATCISVNEVVAHGIPGELVIRAGDLVHIDVSARSRAGYFSDTGASFPVSPFSKRDQRLCVTAKMALREGIKAARPGARIGRIGRAFEKTARRAGFATIRNLCSHGVGRSLHEEPTEILGYDEPSDRRRLEEGQVLAIEPFVTDGTPWVEEGDDGWSLLTDPGRRAAQFEHTVILTRDKPLVVTLPG; from the coding sequence ATGAGCATTGGCGACGAAACGGACGTCCGCGGGCTGAAGACGATCGGCCGCATCGTTGCACGTTGCCTGCGGGAGATGGGCCAGGCCCTCGAGCCGGGCATCCGGACGAGTGAACTCGACGAGATCGGCGCCACCTTCCTGGCGCGTCATGATGCTGAATCGGCTCCCCAGTTCACCTACGGTTTTCCCGGTGCAACCTGCATCAGCGTGAACGAGGTGGTCGCCCACGGCATCCCTGGTGAACTCGTGATCCGGGCCGGCGATCTGGTGCACATTGACGTCTCAGCCCGCAGCCGTGCCGGGTATTTTTCGGACACGGGTGCGAGCTTCCCCGTCTCGCCCTTCTCGAAGCGCGACCAACGCCTCTGCGTGACAGCGAAGATGGCGCTTCGCGAAGGGATCAAGGCGGCACGGCCGGGGGCACGAATCGGACGCATAGGCCGTGCCTTCGAGAAGACGGCCCGCAGGGCAGGCTTCGCAACGATCCGCAATCTCTGTTCCCACGGGGTCGGTCGATCCCTCCACGAAGAGCCGACAGAGATCCTGGGCTACGACGAGCCCTCGGATCGTCGGCGCCTCGAGGAAGGTCAAGTCCTCGCCATCGAGCCCTTCGTCACCGATGGCACACCCTGGGTCGAAGAAGGCGACGACGGCTGGTCCCTCCTCACCGATCCGGGCCGCCGTGCGGCCCAATTCGAGCACACCGTGATCCTGACCCGCGACAAGCCCCTCGTGGTGACCCTTCCCGGCTAG
- the serS gene encoding serine--tRNA ligase, whose translation MLDPRSLADRRDEIEESCRKRGVKADVAGAAALYEQVAARQTELNEANRRRNEHQKAGKQKLDDEQRAAHTAEGRALKEAVARIEAELNTTRAELDERAGMLPNFIHPEVPEGGEEDFRLVRQVGTPTNFGFETRDHLELGTQLDLLDFEAGARVAGNKFYYLKNGAVLLELALQRYALDILLEDGFVPYVTPDLARPEIVAGIGYNPRGEETQIYSLSNADLCLVGTAEITLGGMHADSILDESDLPIKMAGISHCFRTEAGAAGRESKGLYRVHQFTKVEMFVITRPEDSEAMHEHLLSLEEKIFGGLELPYQVIDIASGDLGAPAFRKFDIEAWMPGRGESGSYGEVSSTSNCTDYQARRLKTRFRRKETKKNELVHMLNGTAVANSRAILALLENHQRADGNIGVPKALQPYMGRDTIGPGSG comes from the coding sequence ATGCTGGATCCCAGGAGTCTCGCGGATCGCCGCGACGAGATCGAAGAGAGCTGTCGGAAGCGCGGTGTCAAGGCTGACGTGGCGGGTGCTGCTGCGCTCTACGAGCAGGTCGCGGCCCGCCAGACGGAGCTGAACGAAGCGAACCGGCGACGCAACGAGCACCAGAAGGCGGGCAAGCAGAAGCTCGACGATGAACAACGAGCCGCGCATACCGCCGAGGGCCGCGCTCTCAAGGAAGCGGTCGCACGGATCGAGGCTGAGCTGAACACCACCCGGGCCGAACTCGATGAACGGGCCGGCATGCTCCCGAATTTCATCCACCCGGAGGTACCCGAAGGCGGAGAAGAAGATTTTCGCCTGGTGCGGCAGGTCGGCACCCCGACGAACTTCGGTTTCGAAACCCGAGACCATCTGGAGCTTGGCACCCAGCTCGACCTGCTCGATTTCGAAGCTGGCGCGCGGGTGGCGGGAAACAAGTTCTACTACCTGAAGAATGGCGCCGTCCTGCTCGAACTCGCGTTGCAGCGATATGCCCTGGACATCCTCCTCGAAGACGGCTTCGTTCCCTATGTCACACCCGATCTCGCCCGCCCCGAGATCGTCGCCGGCATCGGCTACAACCCGCGCGGCGAGGAAACCCAGATCTATTCGCTCTCGAATGCGGATCTCTGCCTGGTCGGCACCGCTGAGATCACACTCGGCGGTATGCATGCCGATTCGATTCTCGACGAGAGCGATCTTCCCATCAAGATGGCCGGGATCTCCCACTGCTTCCGTACCGAGGCCGGTGCGGCGGGTCGCGAGAGCAAAGGCCTCTACCGGGTGCACCAATTCACCAAGGTCGAGATGTTCGTCATCACGCGCCCCGAGGATTCGGAGGCCATGCACGAACACCTTCTCTCGCTCGAGGAGAAGATCTTCGGCGGGCTCGAGCTCCCCTACCAGGTGATCGACATCGCCTCGGGCGATCTCGGTGCGCCGGCCTTTCGCAAATTCGATATCGAGGCCTGGATGCCCGGACGCGGTGAGAGTGGCTCCTACGGTGAGGTCTCCAGCACCTCGAACTGCACCGACTACCAGGCACGGCGGCTCAAGACGCGCTTCCGACGCAAGGAAACGAAGAAGAACGAGCTGGTACACATGCTGAACGGCACCGCGGTTGCGAACTCGCGAGCCATTCTGGCCTTGCTCGAGAACCACCAGCGAGCAGACGGCAACATCGGAGTGCCGAAAGCCCTGCAGCCGTATATGGGCCGTGACACGATCGGGCCCGGCTCCGGCTAG
- the selB gene encoding selenocysteine-specific translation elongation factor, protein MADPERPPLILGTAGHIDHGKTTLIEALTGIDTDRLPEEKARGITIELGFAPLDLEDGLRLGVVDVPGHEGLVRTMVAGAAGIDLVLLVVAADEGVMPQTREHLAICDLLGLQLGVVALTKADLVDEEMVELAREEVADLVGETCLSGAKVIPVSSRSGQGLTELRQTLGQLALVAEARTPRNGPPRLWIDRRFEMRGFGSVVTGTLIGAALGVGDPVELLPGAEVGRVRGLQSFGEKVDSVRPGARCAVNIQNVALAELSRGLLLTRPEALAPTHRFDALLHWLPGAPLLGNDPSSVELLCGTAERRARVAPIGTEEITPGQTGFARIHVDGEALGLLPGDRFVLRGFHRAENAGATLGGGRVLDVAPPQRRRNDPALVQDLDVLAGEDATASLCCRISRAGFAAVSKQKLSRETGFSSQEVSSSLAGQADAVLPLGPELWIAAAAREELADRLLSALRSFHEREPLEPGMPRATLGGCLPENVPAAAFEFLLAHLADLGVIEIEEKTVRATDFVPCLTQPQEVLAARLRADAMLAALEPPTLSEWSAALTFSPDELRPVLAHLERDGSLTRAPGDLWFDKVAVDELREKVVAHLQAHEELPTPAYKEMIGTTRKYAVPLMELFDAEHLTMRRGEARVLRRKPAS, encoded by the coding sequence GTGGCCGACCCCGAACGCCCCCCGCTCATCCTCGGCACCGCCGGGCATATCGATCACGGCAAGACCACGTTGATCGAAGCCTTGACCGGCATCGATACCGACCGTCTGCCGGAGGAGAAGGCCCGGGGAATCACCATCGAGCTGGGTTTCGCGCCTTTGGATCTCGAAGACGGGCTCCGGCTCGGCGTGGTGGATGTGCCGGGCCACGAGGGCCTCGTGCGAACCATGGTGGCCGGCGCTGCCGGTATCGATCTGGTGCTGCTCGTCGTCGCTGCGGACGAAGGGGTCATGCCGCAGACGCGCGAGCACCTGGCCATCTGCGATCTCCTCGGATTGCAACTCGGCGTCGTGGCGCTGACGAAGGCAGATCTCGTCGACGAAGAGATGGTCGAGCTGGCGCGGGAAGAGGTCGCCGACCTGGTGGGTGAAACCTGTCTTTCAGGGGCGAAGGTGATCCCCGTTTCTTCGCGCTCGGGCCAGGGACTGACAGAACTCCGCCAGACCCTGGGCCAGCTGGCCCTCGTCGCGGAGGCCCGCACACCGCGCAACGGACCGCCGCGTCTCTGGATCGACCGGCGCTTCGAGATGCGCGGCTTCGGAAGCGTCGTGACCGGCACGCTGATCGGCGCTGCTCTCGGCGTAGGCGATCCGGTGGAGCTTCTTCCGGGAGCTGAGGTCGGACGCGTGCGGGGCCTCCAGAGTTTCGGGGAGAAGGTGGATTCCGTTCGGCCCGGTGCGCGCTGCGCCGTGAACATCCAGAACGTGGCGCTGGCAGAACTCTCGCGCGGCCTGCTCCTCACCCGGCCGGAGGCGCTCGCTCCGACCCATCGCTTCGATGCCCTGCTCCACTGGCTGCCGGGGGCTCCGCTGCTCGGGAACGACCCGTCCTCAGTAGAGTTGTTATGCGGGACGGCCGAGCGGCGAGCACGCGTCGCACCGATCGGAACGGAAGAGATCACGCCTGGCCAGACGGGCTTCGCGCGAATCCACGTCGATGGGGAGGCCCTCGGGCTTCTTCCCGGGGATCGCTTCGTGTTGCGCGGCTTCCATCGTGCGGAAAACGCAGGCGCGACCCTCGGCGGAGGACGGGTGCTCGACGTAGCTCCGCCCCAGCGCCGCAGGAACGACCCGGCACTCGTCCAGGATCTGGACGTTCTCGCGGGGGAGGATGCCACGGCCTCCTTATGCTGCCGCATCTCCAGGGCCGGCTTTGCCGCCGTCTCGAAGCAGAAGCTCTCGCGTGAGACCGGCTTTTCGTCGCAGGAAGTGAGCTCGAGCCTGGCCGGACAGGCCGACGCCGTGCTGCCGCTCGGCCCCGAACTATGGATCGCCGCTGCCGCACGGGAGGAACTCGCCGATCGACTTCTCTCGGCTCTCCGCAGCTTTCACGAGCGCGAGCCGCTCGAACCCGGCATGCCACGGGCGACGCTGGGTGGATGTCTACCTGAGAATGTTCCCGCCGCCGCGTTCGAATTCCTGCTCGCCCATCTCGCCGATCTCGGAGTCATCGAGATCGAAGAGAAGACGGTTCGAGCCACGGATTTCGTGCCGTGCCTCACGCAGCCACAAGAAGTTCTGGCCGCCCGCCTGCGTGCCGACGCCATGCTGGCGGCGCTAGAACCGCCGACACTCTCCGAGTGGTCCGCTGCGCTCACGTTTTCGCCGGATGAGCTTCGTCCGGTTCTCGCCCATTTGGAGCGCGACGGCTCCCTGACCCGGGCACCCGGCGATCTCTGGTTCGACAAGGTCGCCGTGGATGAGCTTCGCGAAAAGGTCGTTGCTCACCTGCAAGCTCACGAGGAGCTACCGACGCCCGCCTACAAAGAGATGATCGGCACGACCCGGAAGTACGCCGTCCCCCTGATGGAACTCTTCGATGCCGAACACCTGACGATGCGCAGGGGAGAGGCCCGCGTGCTCCGTCGAAAGCCTGCCAGCTGA
- a CDS encoding acyl-CoA dehydrogenase gives MASIEDFKQEVRSWVEETLPAELRVGNRKNLPKEPLNKWIDALVGRGWVTPSWPTEYGGGGLDRKHTAALMAEFKAVRAPIISSFGTSMLGPTLLEFGTEEQKQEFLPQISRHEIKWCQGYSEPGAGSDLASLQTRAVLEGDEYVITGQKIWTTGADKADWIFCLVRTDPDAPKHDGISFILFPMHQDGVEVAPLTLIDGSADFSQVFFDGARAKAKNVIGPVNGGWTVAKRLLQHERSTDGGSEGGLSGAQKETLVELVKREVGLENGVLADPAIRQRLAAQELEARALSLTMRRAGQEARAGQTGRDIGSLGKYRWANMVKSEQDIAMLAVGTQGLGWDGPGFEGTQLERTRAWLTTRADSIWGGTNEVQLNVIAKRVLLIPE, from the coding sequence ATGGCATCCATCGAAGACTTCAAGCAGGAAGTTCGCAGCTGGGTCGAAGAGACTCTTCCGGCCGAGCTGCGTGTCGGGAATCGAAAGAATCTACCCAAAGAACCGCTGAACAAATGGATCGATGCATTGGTTGGGCGCGGCTGGGTCACGCCCAGCTGGCCTACCGAATACGGGGGTGGCGGGCTCGATCGCAAGCATACGGCAGCATTGATGGCCGAGTTCAAGGCCGTTCGGGCACCGATCATCAGTTCCTTCGGAACCAGCATGCTGGGACCGACGCTCCTGGAATTCGGGACGGAGGAGCAGAAGCAGGAGTTCCTGCCGCAGATTTCGCGACACGAAATCAAGTGGTGCCAGGGCTACAGTGAGCCGGGTGCCGGATCGGATCTGGCAAGCCTGCAGACACGGGCCGTCCTCGAAGGTGACGAGTACGTGATCACGGGCCAGAAGATCTGGACGACGGGTGCTGACAAGGCCGACTGGATCTTCTGTCTGGTCCGCACCGATCCCGATGCGCCCAAGCACGACGGCATCAGCTTCATCCTCTTTCCGATGCACCAGGATGGGGTCGAGGTGGCACCACTGACCTTGATCGACGGAAGTGCAGACTTCTCTCAGGTGTTCTTCGATGGTGCCCGGGCGAAGGCCAAGAACGTGATCGGGCCCGTGAACGGCGGGTGGACGGTCGCGAAGCGATTGCTCCAGCACGAGCGGAGCACGGATGGTGGAAGTGAGGGCGGACTCAGTGGTGCCCAGAAGGAAACACTGGTCGAGTTGGTGAAGCGCGAGGTGGGTCTCGAGAACGGTGTGCTCGCGGATCCGGCCATCCGGCAACGGTTGGCTGCCCAGGAACTCGAGGCCCGGGCTTTGAGCCTGACGATGCGGCGCGCAGGACAGGAAGCGCGCGCTGGCCAGACGGGACGCGACATCGGGTCACTCGGTAAGTACCGCTGGGCGAACATGGTGAAGAGCGAGCAGGACATCGCGATGCTGGCAGTCGGCACTCAGGGTCTGGGCTGGGACGGTCCCGGCTTCGAGGGCACCCAACTCGAACGCACACGGGCGTGGCTCACGACGAGGGCCGATTCGATCTGGGGCGGCACCAACGAGGTGCAGCTCAACGTGATCGCGAAGCGGGTGTTGCTGATTCCGGAGTAG